A region from the Bubalus kerabau isolate K-KA32 ecotype Philippines breed swamp buffalo chromosome 23, PCC_UOA_SB_1v2, whole genome shotgun sequence genome encodes:
- the LOC129637720 gene encoding olfactory receptor 7A10-like has product MEQENHTQFSGFLLLGLSDEAELQPLLFWLFLSMYLITIAGNLLIILTTIYDSHLHTPMYFFLSNLSFSDICFTSTTIPKMLLNLYIQNKGITYEGCLTQLYFFILFAELDIFLLSAMAYDRFVAICHPLRYTTKMTPQLCGLLLLASWILSVLDSLLRSLLVLRLSFCTDLEIPHFFCEINQVIQLACSDNLLSIIEMYFATVLMGIIPLSGIVVSYSQIVSSILRITSARGKCKAFSTCGSHLSVVCLFYGTGLGVYLSSATTQNSRTSAIASVMYTVVTPMLNPFIYSLRNKDIKGALKSLFTTLAFNE; this is encoded by the coding sequence ATGGAACAGGAAAATCACACACAGTTTTCAGGATTTCTTCTCCTCGGACTATCAGATGAGGCAGAGTTGCAGCCTCTCCTCTTTTGGCTTTTCCTCTCCATGTACCTGATAACTATTGCTGGAAACCTGCTCATCATTCTGACCACCATCTATgactcccacctccacacacccatgtacttcttcctctccaatttgTCTTTTTCAGACATCTGTTTCACCTCTACCACCATCCCAAAGATGCTGCTGAACCTCTACATCCAGAATAAAGGCATCACCTATGAAGGCTGCCTCACCCAGCTgtattttttcatcctttttgcAGAACTGGACATTTTCCTCCTCTCTGCGATGGCCTATGACCGGTTCGTAGCAATCTGCCATCCACTGCGCTACACAACCAAGATGACCCCCCAGCTCTGTGGCTTGCTGTTGCTGGCATCTTGGATATTGAGTGTCCTGGACTCTTTGCTACGCAGTTTGCTGGTGTTGCGGCTGTCCTTTTGTACTGACTTGGAGATCCCCCATTTCTTCTGTGAAATCAATCAGGTTATCCAACTTGCCTGTTCTGATAATCTTCTCAGTATCATAGAGATGTATTTTGCCACTGTGCTCATGGGCATTATTCCCCTCTCTGGCATTGTTGTTTCTTATTCTCAGATTGTCTCCTCCATACTGAGGATTACATCAGCAAGGGGGAAGTGCAAGGCATTTTCCACCTGTGGGTCTCATCTTTcagttgtttgcttgttttatggCACAGGTCTTGGGGTGTACCTCAGTTCTGCCACTACCCAAAATTCCAGAACCAGCGCAATAGCCTCTGTGATGTACACTGTGGTCACGCCAATGCTGAATCCATTTATTTACTCTCTGAGGAACAAGGACATAAAGGGGGCTCTGAAAAGTCTTTTCACCACTCTCGCTTTCAATGAGTGA